Proteins encoded in a region of the Mycolicibacterium duvalii genome:
- a CDS encoding phosphatase PAP2 family protein, with translation MRVLRWVAVSVWAGVVVYRTVTDGFAFNRELLLLYIATGLLAASIGQGRRMLYVVRDWLPFALVLLAYDLSRGAATLIGRPTLWHWQVDADRWLFFGVMPTVWLQERLKLPTPPWWEVVLSSVYMSFFILPYVVAGVLWLRNRDEWKRFVAMFVGLNFAALVVYALVPAAPPWAAARCTPDDVDGGPSGPSCMFRSARGVDDGGLLGALQTSQDGANDWIERIVGRGWGKLNLHSASALIDQGQAAVNLVAAIPSLHAGMTAAVAAFLWTRVNRKWRPLLVAYPLVMAFTLVYTAEHFVVDILLGWAFAAAAVAILHRFDRRRRAGQDA, from the coding sequence CTGCGGGTGCTGCGCTGGGTGGCGGTCTCGGTCTGGGCGGGTGTGGTGGTCTACCGCACGGTCACCGACGGCTTCGCCTTCAACCGCGAGCTGCTGCTGCTCTACATCGCCACCGGTCTGCTGGCCGCGAGCATCGGGCAGGGCCGACGGATGCTCTACGTCGTGCGCGACTGGCTGCCGTTCGCGCTGGTGTTGCTGGCCTACGACCTCAGCCGCGGTGCCGCCACGCTGATCGGCCGCCCGACGCTGTGGCACTGGCAGGTCGACGCCGATCGGTGGCTGTTCTTCGGTGTCATGCCGACGGTGTGGCTGCAGGAACGGCTCAAGCTGCCCACGCCGCCGTGGTGGGAGGTCGTGCTCAGCTCGGTCTACATGTCCTTCTTCATCCTCCCGTACGTCGTCGCCGGCGTGCTGTGGCTGCGCAACCGCGACGAGTGGAAGCGGTTCGTCGCGATGTTCGTCGGCCTGAACTTCGCCGCGTTGGTGGTGTATGCACTCGTCCCGGCCGCGCCGCCGTGGGCGGCGGCCCGGTGCACCCCCGACGACGTGGACGGCGGGCCGTCCGGGCCCTCGTGCATGTTCCGCTCGGCACGCGGTGTCGACGACGGCGGACTGCTGGGGGCGTTGCAGACCTCCCAGGACGGCGCCAACGACTGGATCGAGCGGATCGTCGGGCGGGGGTGGGGCAAGCTCAACCTGCATTCGGCGTCCGCGCTGATCGATCAAGGGCAGGCCGCGGTGAACCTGGTCGCGGCCATCCCGTCCCTGCACGCCGGGATGACGGCTGCAGTCGCCGCGTTCCTGTGGACCCGGGTCAACCGGAAGTGGCGCCCCCTGTTGGTCGCCTATCCGCTGGTCATGGCGTTCACTCTGGTCTACACCGCCGAGCACTTCGTCGTCGACATCCTGCTGGGCTGGGCGTTCGCCGCGGCCGCGGTGGCGATCCTGCATCGCTTCGACCGGCGACGACGAGCCGGTCAGGACGCCTGA
- a CDS encoding deoxyribonuclease IV — protein MLIGSHVHGDDPLAAAQADGADVVQFFLGNPQSWKKPKPRDDAETLKAAPIPVYVHAPYLINVASANNRVRIPSRKILQDTCDAAADVGATAVIVHGGHADDNDMDAGFERWVKALDYLETDVPVYLENTAGGDHAMARHFDTIARLWDHIGDKGIGFCLDTCHAWAAGEALIDAVDRIKAITGRIDLVHCNDSRDAAGSGADRHANFGLGQIDPQLLVAVVQAADAPVICETADEGRKDDIAFLREHVK, from the coding sequence GTGCTCATAGGTTCCCATGTCCACGGTGACGATCCCCTGGCTGCGGCGCAGGCCGACGGCGCCGACGTGGTGCAGTTCTTCCTCGGCAACCCGCAGAGCTGGAAGAAGCCCAAGCCGCGCGACGACGCCGAAACGCTCAAGGCCGCACCGATCCCGGTCTACGTGCATGCGCCGTACCTGATCAACGTGGCGTCGGCGAACAACCGTGTGCGAATCCCGTCACGCAAGATCCTGCAGGACACCTGCGACGCGGCCGCCGACGTCGGTGCCACCGCGGTGATCGTGCACGGCGGGCACGCCGACGACAACGACATGGACGCCGGCTTCGAACGCTGGGTCAAGGCGCTGGACTACCTCGAGACCGACGTGCCGGTCTATCTGGAGAACACTGCCGGCGGCGACCACGCGATGGCCCGGCACTTCGACACGATTGCGCGGCTGTGGGATCACATCGGCGACAAGGGCATCGGCTTCTGTCTGGACACCTGCCACGCGTGGGCGGCCGGCGAGGCCTTGATCGACGCGGTGGATCGGATCAAGGCGATCACCGGGCGCATCGACCTGGTGCACTGCAACGACTCCCGCGACGCAGCAGGCTCGGGCGCCGACCGGCACGCCAACTTCGGGCTCGGCCAGATCGACCCGCAGCTGCTCGTCGCGGTGGTCCAGGCGGCCGATGCGCCGGTGATCTGCGAGACCGCCGACGAAGGGCGTAAGGACGACATCGCCTTCCTGCGCGAGCACGTGAAGTGA